A single region of the Streptomyces sp. ITFR-16 genome encodes:
- a CDS encoding acyl-CoA dehydrogenase family protein, giving the protein MSTAPSPKLPPFDPRDPIGVDDLLDAEDLAIRDTVRTWAADRVLPHIAEWYENGELPGIRELARELGSLGALGMSLQGYGCAGATAVQYGLACLELEAADSGIRSLVSVQGSLAMYAIHRFGSEEQKQRWLPGMAAGETIGCFGLTEPDHGSDPAGMRTYAKRDGQDWILSGRKMWITNGSVAGVAVVWAQTDEGTAGSGIRGFVVPTDAPGFSAPEIRHKWSLRASVTSELVLDDVRLPADAVLPGVTGLRGPLSCLSHARYGIVWGAMGAARSSFEAAVDYARTREQFGKPIGGFQLTQAKLADMAVELHKGILLAHHLGRRMDAGTLRPEQVSFGKLNNVREAIEICRTSRTILGANGISLEYPVMRHATNLESVLTYEGTVEMHQLVLGKALTGLDAFR; this is encoded by the coding sequence ATGTCCACCGCCCCGTCCCCGAAGCTCCCGCCCTTCGACCCCCGCGACCCCATCGGCGTCGACGATCTCCTGGACGCCGAGGATCTCGCGATCCGTGACACCGTCCGCACCTGGGCCGCCGACCGGGTCCTGCCGCACATCGCCGAGTGGTACGAGAACGGCGAGCTGCCCGGCATCCGCGAGCTGGCCCGCGAACTCGGCTCGCTCGGGGCCCTCGGCATGTCCCTCCAGGGGTACGGCTGCGCGGGCGCCACCGCCGTCCAGTACGGCCTGGCCTGCCTGGAGCTGGAGGCGGCCGACTCCGGCATCCGCTCGCTCGTGTCCGTACAGGGCTCCCTCGCCATGTACGCCATCCACCGCTTCGGCTCGGAGGAGCAGAAGCAGCGGTGGCTGCCCGGCATGGCGGCGGGCGAGACCATCGGCTGCTTCGGCCTCACCGAGCCCGACCACGGCTCCGACCCGGCCGGCATGCGCACGTACGCCAAGCGCGACGGCCAGGACTGGATCCTCAGCGGCCGCAAGATGTGGATCACCAACGGCTCGGTCGCCGGCGTCGCCGTGGTCTGGGCGCAGACCGACGAGGGCACGGCGGGCAGCGGCATCCGCGGCTTCGTGGTGCCGACCGACGCCCCCGGCTTCTCCGCGCCCGAGATCCGGCACAAGTGGTCGCTGCGCGCCTCGGTCACCAGCGAGCTGGTCCTCGACGACGTACGGCTGCCCGCCGACGCGGTGCTGCCCGGTGTCACCGGTCTGCGCGGGCCGCTCAGCTGTCTCAGCCACGCCCGCTACGGCATCGTCTGGGGAGCCATGGGCGCGGCCCGGTCGAGCTTCGAGGCAGCCGTCGACTACGCGAGGACGCGTGAGCAGTTCGGGAAGCCGATCGGCGGCTTCCAGCTCACCCAGGCCAAGCTCGCCGACATGGCCGTCGAACTGCACAAGGGCATCCTGCTCGCCCACCATCTGGGCCGTCGGATGGACGCGGGCACGCTCCGCCCGGAGCAGGTCAGTTTCGGCAAGCTGAACAATGTGCGGGAGGCCATCGAGATCTGCCGCACCTCGCGCACGATCCTCGGTGCCAACGGGATCTCGCTGGAGTACCCGGTGATGCGGCACGCGACCAATCTGGAGTCGGTGCTCACCTACGAGGGCACCGTCGAGATGCACCAGCTGGTCCTGGGCAAGGCGCTCACCGGCCTGGACGCGTTCCGATGA
- a CDS encoding cell division protein SepF, translating into MGSVRKASAWLGLVEDNDERYYDDDEYAEGARTGTGQAWVTDPRVRVASEAAEETGRRIATVTPDSFRDARSIGELFRDGVPVIMNLTSMDSADAKRVVDFAAGLIFGLRGSIDRVATRVFLLTPADTQVVNGEAAGRPADGFFNQS; encoded by the coding sequence ATGGGATCGGTGCGCAAGGCGAGTGCCTGGCTGGGCCTCGTAGAGGACAACGACGAGCGGTACTACGACGACGACGAGTACGCCGAGGGTGCACGGACCGGGACCGGACAGGCCTGGGTGACCGATCCGCGGGTGCGGGTGGCCTCCGAGGCGGCCGAGGAGACGGGCCGCAGGATCGCCACCGTGACCCCGGACAGCTTCCGGGACGCCCGGAGCATCGGCGAGCTCTTCCGGGACGGCGTCCCGGTGATCATGAACCTCACATCCATGGACTCCGCCGACGCCAAGCGCGTGGTGGACTTCGCCGCAGGGCTGATCTTCGGACTGCGCGGGTCGATCGACCGCGTGGCCACCCGGGTCTTCCTGCTGACCCCCGCCGACACCCAGGTCGTCAACGGCGAAGCCGCCGGCCGCCCGGCCGACGGCTTCTTCAACCAGAGCTGA
- a CDS encoding DUF5685 family protein: MAHLCGLCLALRSDHGQFARIVTNYDGLIVSVLTEAQTERTPAQRRTAGPCPLRAMRTAPVARGEGARLAAAVSLVLASAKVRDHVADGDGLLRRRPVAAAARRVAAGWDRAGARTGAQLGFDTAVLVDAVDRQTGIELLAGPGTPLLTVTEPTETATAAAFAHTAVLAGKPHNAAPLAEAGRLFGRLAHLLDAVEDQEADSASGAWNPLTATGTSRAEARRLCDDALRGVRLALKDAEFTDGRLAHVLLAHELRRSVDRAFATDVCSHQGGGLLTSAGDPSEIRPAASFGPPPGNPYAPSGPGAPFGPLQPPPEPPRDRRGLVMGCLVWAGLACTCQMCCGTFDDPWSRQRREGLCSQCDCGDCCDACDCCSGCSDCGDCCDGCDCCDCGCDCSC; this comes from the coding sequence ATGGCCCATCTCTGCGGGCTCTGTCTGGCACTTCGCTCGGACCACGGGCAGTTCGCCCGGATCGTCACGAACTACGACGGCCTGATCGTCTCGGTCCTGACGGAGGCTCAGACAGAGCGCACGCCCGCGCAGCGCCGCACGGCGGGACCCTGCCCGCTGCGGGCCATGCGCACCGCGCCCGTCGCCCGGGGCGAGGGGGCCAGGCTGGCGGCCGCGGTCTCGCTGGTGCTGGCCTCGGCGAAGGTGCGCGACCACGTCGCGGACGGGGACGGTCTGTTGAGGCGCCGTCCGGTGGCCGCGGCGGCCCGCCGGGTGGCGGCGGGCTGGGACCGGGCCGGGGCGCGCACCGGGGCGCAGCTCGGCTTCGACACCGCGGTGCTCGTGGACGCCGTCGACCGGCAGACCGGCATCGAGCTGCTCGCCGGCCCCGGCACCCCGCTGCTGACGGTCACCGAACCCACCGAGACCGCCACCGCCGCGGCCTTCGCGCACACCGCCGTCCTCGCGGGCAAGCCGCACAACGCCGCGCCGCTCGCCGAGGCCGGACGCCTCTTCGGCCGCCTCGCGCATCTGCTGGATGCCGTGGAGGACCAGGAAGCTGACTCCGCGTCGGGTGCCTGGAACCCGCTCACCGCGACCGGCACCTCGCGGGCCGAGGCCCGGCGGCTGTGCGACGACGCGCTGCGGGGCGTACGGCTGGCGCTGAAGGACGCGGAGTTCACCGACGGCCGGCTCGCGCATGTGCTGCTCGCGCACGAACTGCGGCGCTCGGTGGACCGGGCGTTCGCCACGGACGTCTGTTCGCATCAGGGCGGCGGGCTGCTGACCTCGGCCGGCGATCCGTCAGAAATACGGCCTGCGGCCTCGTTCGGGCCGCCGCCGGGCAATCCGTACGCGCCTTCGGGGCCCGGTGCCCCGTTCGGGCCGCTGCAGCCGCCGCCGGAGCCCCCGCGCGACCGGCGCGGGCTCGTCATGGGCTGCCTGGTGTGGGCGGGGCTCGCCTGCACCTGCCAGATGTGCTGCGGCACGTTCGACGACCCCTGGAGCCGTCAGCGGCGCGAGGGGCTGTGCAGTCAGTGCGACTGTGGTGACTGCTGCGATGCCTGTGACTGCTGTAGCGGTTGCAGCGACTGCGGCGATTGCTGCGACGGTTGTGACTGCTGCGACTGCGGTTGCGACTGCAGCTGCTGA
- a CDS encoding FAD/NAD(P)-binding protein, with translation MSAQTDTRTPALPAPSPEDNDAGPTLVVIGAGPRGTGLIERIAANAPALYGDRPLTLHLVDPYPPGGGRIWREGQSPLLWMNSMAEDVTMFTDDTVRQEGPVRPGPALDTWAAELREGPGGAGAVTDDPALRAEIETLRGQDFPSRRLQGAYLRWVYERSVAALPPGITVHEHRRRALRVTGPRDGRQRVHLEGGAPLDADLVVLTLGHLDAEPDAEQSRLSGFAARHGLIHLPPDFTADSDLSALPAGEPVVVRGFGLAFIDLMVLLTEGRGGRYENGAYVPSGREPVLYVGSRRGVPYHSKIGYGWQGERPPLPRFLDPVRAGELLTRPQPLDFRRDIWPHVDKELGHAHYHRLFTAHPGRTATDWPSFEEKYATAEPGSDELRDLIAAAVPDPADRLDLAAVDRPLEGVRHTSAEALQKAVRDYITADLDRRHDPEHSEDLAVFLGLLSVYGQLARFGDIGEWWHGFFSYLASGPPGPRLRQLLALSEAGVVRFIGAGTTVETDEERGLFRAFGATVPGERIEARALVEARLPDPSTRRTRSALLRALYEDGAAATATGLLAVDPADGRVLDRDGLPHPRRFALGPHTAARTGGAFTRPRTGGPAFGQNDATARAALAFLRDRTGTDG, from the coding sequence ATGTCCGCGCAGACAGACACCCGTACGCCGGCTCTCCCGGCCCCGTCCCCCGAAGACAACGATGCCGGACCGACGCTGGTCGTCATCGGCGCGGGACCGCGCGGCACGGGCCTGATCGAACGCATCGCCGCCAACGCTCCCGCCCTGTACGGGGACCGGCCGCTGACCCTCCATCTCGTCGACCCCTACCCGCCCGGCGGCGGCCGGATCTGGCGCGAGGGGCAGTCCCCGCTGCTGTGGATGAACTCCATGGCCGAGGACGTCACCATGTTCACCGACGACACCGTCCGCCAGGAGGGGCCCGTACGGCCCGGGCCCGCGCTCGACACCTGGGCGGCGGAGCTGCGCGAGGGTCCGGGCGGCGCCGGCGCGGTCACCGACGACCCCGCCCTCCGCGCCGAGATCGAGACGCTGCGCGGACAGGACTTCCCCAGCCGGCGGCTGCAGGGCGCCTATCTGCGCTGGGTGTACGAGCGGTCGGTGGCCGCGCTCCCGCCCGGGATCACCGTCCATGAGCACCGCCGCCGCGCCCTGCGGGTCACCGGCCCGCGCGACGGCCGCCAGCGGGTCCATCTGGAGGGCGGCGCACCGCTCGACGCCGACCTCGTCGTCCTCACCCTCGGGCACCTGGACGCCGAGCCGGACGCAGAGCAGTCGAGGCTGTCCGGCTTCGCGGCGCGGCACGGCCTGATCCACCTGCCGCCCGACTTCACCGCCGACAGCGACCTGAGCGCGCTGCCCGCGGGCGAACCCGTCGTCGTCCGGGGCTTCGGACTCGCCTTCATCGACCTGATGGTGCTGCTCACCGAGGGCCGGGGCGGGCGGTACGAGAACGGCGCGTACGTGCCCTCGGGCCGGGAGCCGGTGCTGTACGTCGGATCGCGGCGCGGGGTCCCGTACCACTCCAAGATCGGCTACGGCTGGCAGGGCGAGCGGCCGCCGCTGCCGCGCTTCCTGGACCCCGTCCGGGCCGGGGAACTCCTGACGAGACCTCAGCCGCTCGACTTCCGCCGGGACATATGGCCCCATGTCGACAAAGAGCTCGGCCATGCGCACTACCACCGGCTGTTCACCGCCCACCCCGGACGCACCGCCACCGACTGGCCCTCCTTCGAGGAGAAGTACGCGACCGCCGAGCCGGGCAGCGACGAGCTGCGCGACCTGATCGCCGCCGCCGTCCCCGACCCGGCCGACCGGCTCGACCTGGCGGCCGTGGACCGGCCGCTGGAGGGGGTGCGGCACACCTCGGCGGAGGCTCTGCAGAAGGCGGTGCGCGACTACATCACGGCCGACCTCGACCGCCGGCACGACCCGGAGCACAGCGAGGACCTCGCGGTCTTCCTCGGACTGCTCTCCGTCTACGGCCAGTTGGCCAGGTTCGGCGACATCGGGGAGTGGTGGCACGGCTTCTTCAGCTACCTCGCCTCCGGGCCGCCCGGCCCCCGGCTGCGGCAGCTCCTCGCCCTCTCCGAAGCCGGTGTCGTCCGCTTCATCGGCGCCGGCACGACGGTCGAGACCGATGAGGAGCGCGGCCTGTTCCGGGCGTTCGGCGCGACCGTGCCGGGGGAGCGGATCGAGGCCCGCGCCCTCGTCGAGGCCCGGCTGCCGGACCCCTCGACCCGGCGCACCCGCTCCGCCCTGCTCCGCGCCCTGTACGAGGACGGGGCGGCGGCCACCGCCACCGGGCTGCTCGCGGTCGACCCCGCCGACGGCCGCGTCCTGGACCGCGACGGCCTGCCGCACCCCCGCCGCTTCGCGCTCGGTCCGCACACCGCGGCGCGCACCGGCGGCGCCTTCACCCGGCCGCGCACCGGAGGCCCCGCCTTCGGCCAGAACGACGCCACCGCGCGCGCCGCCCTCGCCTTCCTGCGCGACCGCACCGGCACCGATGGCTGA
- a CDS encoding LLM class flavin-dependent oxidoreductase, protein MSPLRPLHLAAEIGGPPRYDPAHYTGLARLAEGGALDFVTLGDSFARPGPDALAVLSRVAPETRRIGLVPTVTTTHTEPFHVSSAVATLDWVSRGRAGWSVDVSTTEAEARLFGRRPAAPADALWREAGECADVSARLWDSWEDDAEIRDTATGRFIDRDKLHYVDFEGTAFGIRGPAIVPRPPQGRPVVVIDGTAEPARQAAARHADVVLVRATTPERTAAIREDVLRRAAAHGRDPAALRVLAALTVDLGDAESAPEPGLESGPPLAAQGTYYRGGPVDLADLITQWHRAGAVDGFHLTPITPGRDLERIVNGTVALLQHRSLFRTFHPGGTLREHLGLARPANRYAPRGERV, encoded by the coding sequence ATGTCCCCGCTGCGCCCGCTCCATCTGGCCGCCGAGATCGGTGGCCCGCCCCGCTACGACCCCGCGCACTACACGGGACTCGCCCGGCTCGCTGAGGGGGGCGCGCTCGACTTCGTCACGCTCGGCGACTCCTTCGCCCGGCCGGGCCCCGACGCGCTCGCCGTCCTGTCCCGGGTGGCCCCCGAAACCCGCCGGATCGGCCTCGTGCCGACGGTCACCACCACCCACACCGAGCCGTTCCACGTGTCCTCGGCGGTGGCCACCCTGGACTGGGTCAGCCGGGGCCGGGCCGGCTGGAGTGTCGATGTGTCGACGACCGAGGCCGAGGCGCGGCTCTTCGGACGCCGCCCCGCCGCGCCCGCCGACGCACTGTGGCGGGAGGCCGGTGAGTGCGCCGACGTCTCCGCACGCCTCTGGGACAGCTGGGAGGACGACGCCGAGATCCGGGACACCGCCACCGGACGCTTCATCGACCGCGACAAGCTGCACTACGTCGACTTCGAGGGCACCGCCTTCGGCATCCGGGGTCCGGCCATCGTGCCGAGACCGCCGCAGGGCCGCCCGGTCGTCGTCATCGACGGCACCGCGGAACCGGCCCGGCAGGCCGCGGCCCGCCACGCCGACGTCGTCCTCGTACGCGCCACCACCCCCGAGCGGACCGCCGCGATCCGCGAGGACGTGCTCCGCCGGGCCGCCGCCCACGGCCGGGACCCCGCCGCCCTGCGGGTGCTCGCCGCGCTCACCGTCGACCTCGGCGACGCCGAGTCCGCCCCGGAACCAGGGCTGGAGAGCGGGCCGCCGCTCGCCGCGCAGGGCACGTACTACCGGGGCGGCCCGGTCGACCTCGCCGATCTGATCACCCAGTGGCACCGGGCCGGCGCGGTCGACGGCTTCCACCTCACCCCGATCACCCCCGGACGCGACCTCGAACGGATCGTCAACGGCACCGTCGCCCTGCTCCAGCACCGCAGCCTGTTCCGCACCTTCCACCCGGGCGGCACCCTGCGCGAGCACCTCGGTCTGGCCCGCCCGGCCAACCGTTACGCCCCGCGAGGAGAACGAGTATGA
- a CDS encoding NtaA/DmoA family FMN-dependent monooxygenase (This protein belongs to a clade of FMN-dependent monooxygenases, within a broader family of flavin-dependent oxidoreductases, the luciferase-like monooxygenase (LMM) family, some of whose members use coenzyme F420 rather than FMN.) has product MTSAAPPSAPKQMHLAAHFPGVDNTTVWADPRSRSQIEFASFEHLARTAERGLFDFFFLAEGLRLREHNGLIHDLDVVGRPESLTLLAALAGVTDRLGLAAAVNATFNEPYEVARRFATLDHLSAGRAAWHVVTSSDASTGENFRRGGPLDRAGLPQALGSARAGGTPLTRAAEFLATARELWDSWTPEGTPRPFAHHGTHFSVEGEFTVPRSPQGHPVVIQAGDSPEGREFAASAADIVFTRHGTLEAGRAFCADLKGRLAAYGREPDELKIMPGVSVVLGDSDAEAQERAAAIRLQQVSPQNALLALEQVWGRDLSSYDPDGPLPESDPVPDSGPVRGRTGDPFAVAARWRELSRAKGLSIRQTVIEATGRQPFIGSPDTVAAQLTEYVATGAADGFVLVPHLTPGGLDEFVDRVVPLLQERGVFRSAYTGSTLRSHLGLGEPVWKG; this is encoded by the coding sequence ATGACCAGCGCCGCCCCGCCCAGCGCCCCGAAGCAGATGCATCTCGCGGCGCACTTCCCGGGGGTGGACAACACCACCGTGTGGGCCGATCCGCGCTCCCGCAGCCAGATCGAGTTCGCCTCCTTCGAGCACCTCGCGCGCACGGCGGAGCGCGGGCTGTTCGACTTCTTCTTCCTCGCCGAGGGGCTGCGGCTGCGCGAGCACAACGGGCTGATCCACGACCTCGACGTGGTCGGCCGGCCCGAGTCCCTCACCCTGCTGGCCGCGCTGGCCGGCGTCACCGACCGGCTGGGGCTCGCCGCCGCCGTCAACGCCACCTTCAACGAGCCGTACGAGGTGGCCCGGCGGTTCGCCACCCTCGACCACCTCAGCGCGGGCCGGGCCGCGTGGCACGTCGTGACCTCGTCCGACGCCTCCACCGGTGAGAACTTCCGGCGCGGCGGCCCTCTCGACCGGGCCGGCCTCCCCCAAGCTCTCGGCTCCGCCCGGGCAGGGGGGACCCCCCTCACCCGCGCCGCCGAGTTCCTCGCCACCGCCCGGGAGCTGTGGGACTCCTGGACGCCCGAGGGGACCCCGCGCCCCTTCGCCCACCACGGGACGCACTTCTCGGTCGAGGGCGAGTTCACCGTGCCGCGCTCCCCGCAGGGCCACCCCGTCGTCATCCAGGCCGGCGACTCCCCGGAAGGCCGCGAGTTCGCCGCGTCCGCCGCCGACATCGTCTTCACCCGGCACGGGACCCTGGAGGCGGGCCGCGCCTTCTGCGCGGATCTGAAGGGGCGCCTCGCCGCGTACGGCCGGGAGCCCGACGAGCTGAAGATCATGCCCGGGGTCAGCGTCGTGCTCGGCGACAGCGACGCCGAGGCGCAGGAGCGCGCGGCCGCGATCCGCCTCCAGCAGGTCTCGCCGCAGAACGCGCTGCTGGCCCTGGAGCAGGTCTGGGGCCGCGACCTCTCCTCGTACGATCCCGACGGGCCGCTCCCCGAGAGCGACCCGGTCCCCGACTCCGGTCCGGTCCGGGGCCGGACCGGCGACCCGTTCGCGGTCGCGGCCCGCTGGCGCGAACTGTCCCGCGCGAAGGGGCTCTCCATCCGGCAGACCGTCATCGAGGCGACTGGCCGGCAGCCGTTCATCGGCAGCCCGGACACCGTCGCCGCGCAGCTGACCGAGTACGTCGCCACGGGCGCCGCCGACGGCTTCGTCCTCGTCCCCCATCTGACCCCCGGCGGCCTCGACGAGTTCGTCGACCGGGTCGTCCCGCTCCTCCAGGAACGCGGAGTGTTCCGCTCCGCCTACACCGGTTCCACTCTGCGGTCGCACCTCGGCCTCGGTGAGCCGGTATGGAAAGGTTGA
- a CDS encoding DUF1684 domain-containing protein has protein sequence MSTEAQQQAAQDWQRWHEERTATVSAPYGPLSLTGTHWLSDYPDGRIPAVPGQWREEDGELVLTAVPEDGLTVDGKPFTGRVALGADRGPIDGSRVAHGERRLVVLSREGLWAVRDFDPSSPARRAFRAIEATPYDPRWALPGTFRPYETSRTVRVENADGVERGLGLAGEIAFELDGAERTLQVAVEADGSLWAVFADATSGNTSYRFRFLRPAAPAADGTVTVDLNRATLPPCAFADHFICPFPPPGNTLPVAVEAGERSRTDG, from the coding sequence ATGAGCACGGAAGCACAGCAGCAGGCAGCGCAGGACTGGCAGCGGTGGCACGAGGAGCGGACCGCCACGGTCTCGGCACCGTACGGGCCGCTCTCCCTCACCGGCACCCACTGGCTCTCCGATTACCCGGACGGTCGAATTCCGGCCGTCCCGGGCCAGTGGCGGGAGGAGGACGGCGAGCTGGTGCTCACCGCCGTCCCCGAGGACGGGCTGACCGTCGACGGCAAGCCCTTCACCGGCCGGGTCGCGCTCGGCGCCGACCGGGGCCCGATCGACGGGTCCCGCGTCGCGCACGGCGAGCGGAGGCTGGTCGTGCTGAGCCGCGAGGGACTGTGGGCGGTCCGGGACTTCGATCCGTCCTCCCCGGCCCGGCGCGCCTTCCGGGCCATCGAGGCGACGCCGTACGACCCGCGCTGGGCGCTGCCGGGCACCTTCCGTCCGTACGAGACCTCCCGCACCGTGCGGGTCGAGAACGCCGACGGTGTGGAGCGCGGGCTCGGGCTCGCGGGGGAGATCGCCTTCGAGCTGGACGGCGCCGAGCGCACGCTTCAGGTCGCGGTGGAGGCGGACGGCTCGCTGTGGGCGGTCTTCGCCGATGCCACCAGCGGTAACACGAGCTACCGCTTCCGGTTCCTGCGGCCCGCCGCCCCGGCGGCCGACGGCACGGTGACGGTCGACCTCAACCGCGCGACGCTGCCGCCGTGCGCCTTCGCGGACCACTTCATCTGCCCCTTCCCGCCGCCCGGCAACACCCTGCCGGTCGCCGTCGAGGCGGGGGAGCGCAGCCGCACCGACGGCTGA
- a CDS encoding S1 family peptidase, whose translation MRIKRTTPLSGTARRSRAVAIAAGLVAVAALAVPTAQASSTGTYSANQLSAASDAVLGADIAGTAWTVDPATKKVVVTVDSTVSASEIQQIKDSAGANAGALRIEHTPGKFSKLLSGGDAIYAPGWRCSLGFNVRSGSTYYFLTAGHCTDGNPPWYTNSSNTTYIGPTVGSSFPTNDYGLVRYDNAAVSHEGTVGSVDITGAANATVGMSVTRRGSTTGIHSGTVSALNATVNYGGGDVVYGMIKTNVCAEPGDSGGPLYSGSKAIGLTSGGSGNCSSGGTTFFQPVTEALSAYGVSLY comes from the coding sequence GTGAGGATCAAGCGCACCACCCCCCTCAGCGGCACTGCGAGACGCAGCAGGGCCGTCGCCATCGCCGCAGGTCTCGTGGCCGTCGCCGCGCTCGCCGTCCCCACGGCGCAGGCCAGCTCCACCGGAACGTACAGCGCCAACCAGCTCTCCGCCGCCAGTGACGCCGTCCTCGGCGCCGACATCGCCGGCACCGCCTGGACCGTGGACCCCGCGACCAAGAAGGTCGTGGTCACGGTGGACAGCACGGTCTCCGCGTCGGAGATCCAGCAGATCAAGGACTCCGCGGGCGCCAACGCGGGCGCCCTGCGCATCGAGCACACCCCCGGGAAGTTCAGCAAGCTGCTCTCCGGCGGCGACGCCATCTACGCACCCGGATGGCGCTGCTCCCTCGGATTCAACGTCCGCAGCGGCAGCACGTACTACTTCCTGACCGCCGGACACTGCACCGACGGCAACCCCCCCTGGTACACCAACTCCTCGAACACCACCTACATCGGTCCGACGGTCGGCTCCAGCTTCCCGACCAACGACTACGGGCTGGTGCGCTACGACAACGCCGCCGTCTCCCACGAGGGCACCGTGGGCAGCGTCGACATCACCGGCGCGGCCAACGCCACGGTCGGGATGTCCGTCACCCGCCGGGGCTCCACCACCGGCATCCACAGCGGCACCGTCTCCGCGCTCAACGCCACGGTCAACTACGGCGGCGGCGACGTCGTCTACGGCATGATCAAGACCAACGTGTGCGCGGAGCCCGGCGACTCGGGCGGCCCGCTCTACTCCGGTTCCAAGGCGATCGGCCTGACCTCGGGCGGCAGTGGCAACTGCAGCTCGGGCGGCACGACGTTCTTCCAGCCGGTCACCGAGGCGCTCAGCGCGTACGGCGTCAGCCTGTACTGA
- a CDS encoding TIR-like protein FxsC, with amino-acid sequence MRATTRSADQRPYFYLSYARTPGHGQGAHPDMWVERLFRDLCGHVTALTGLPAGTPAGFMDRATPSGEDGPERLGENLATCRVFVPLFSPRYFASEMCGKEWYAFSRRAIHHSARSGHRSEAIVPALWVPVPPSQLPGPAESLQFNHRDFGERYVTDGLYGLIKLRLFAEEYERAVHELAKRIVQVADTAGLAPGGPVDHRRAPSAFGSWGGAAGASRALRITVAAGTRHDLPEGRSAGYYGDSPQDWNPYHPDSARPLASVAEDLVRALNYRTTVVSFDEESAHPKSGGSPETPEILLLDRWALLDEERRGRLAALDASGRPWVTMIVPWNRADRESGAAEAGLAARLEETMPAKTGQGRALSRAAAGGVPSMEAFGQILPEVVEVAAQRYLRHAVAYPPAPYGGGHVERPRLVGPMAPAPHIPGTYDVASHAEDTDDGQS; translated from the coding sequence GTGCGCGCGACGACGCGGTCGGCGGACCAGCGGCCGTACTTCTACCTGAGCTACGCCCGTACACCGGGACACGGCCAAGGCGCGCACCCCGACATGTGGGTCGAGCGGCTGTTCCGGGACCTGTGCGGTCATGTGACGGCCCTGACCGGCCTTCCGGCGGGCACCCCGGCCGGCTTCATGGACCGGGCGACACCGTCCGGCGAGGACGGGCCGGAGCGGCTGGGCGAGAACCTCGCGACCTGCCGGGTGTTCGTCCCCCTGTTCTCGCCGCGCTACTTCGCCAGCGAGATGTGCGGCAAGGAGTGGTACGCCTTCTCCCGGCGCGCCATCCACCACAGCGCCCGCTCCGGGCACCGCTCCGAGGCGATCGTCCCGGCCCTGTGGGTGCCGGTCCCGCCGAGCCAGCTGCCCGGCCCGGCCGAGAGCCTGCAGTTCAACCACCGCGACTTCGGTGAGCGTTACGTCACCGACGGACTGTACGGGCTGATCAAGCTCAGGCTCTTCGCCGAGGAGTACGAGCGGGCGGTGCACGAGCTCGCCAAGCGCATCGTCCAGGTCGCCGACACCGCCGGGCTCGCCCCCGGCGGGCCCGTGGACCACCGGCGGGCGCCCAGCGCCTTCGGTTCCTGGGGCGGCGCGGCCGGCGCCTCCCGCGCGCTGCGGATCACCGTCGCCGCCGGCACCCGCCACGACCTGCCCGAGGGGCGCAGCGCCGGCTACTACGGCGACAGCCCGCAGGACTGGAACCCCTACCACCCGGACTCCGCACGGCCGTTGGCCTCGGTCGCCGAGGACCTGGTGCGCGCGCTCAACTACCGGACGACCGTCGTCTCCTTCGACGAGGAGTCCGCCCACCCGAAATCCGGCGGGTCCCCGGAGACACCGGAGATCCTGCTCCTGGACCGCTGGGCGCTCCTGGACGAGGAGCGGCGCGGCCGGCTCGCCGCCCTGGACGCCTCGGGCCGCCCCTGGGTGACGATGATCGTTCCGTGGAACCGCGCGGACCGGGAGAGCGGGGCCGCCGAGGCCGGGCTCGCCGCGCGGCTCGAAGAGACCATGCCGGCCAAGACGGGCCAGGGGAGGGCCCTGTCCCGGGCTGCCGCCGGGGGGGTGCCGAGCATGGAGGCCTTCGGCCAGATCCTGCCGGAGGTGGTCGAGGTGGCCGCCCAGCGGTATCTGAGGCACGCGGTCGCCTATCCGCCCGCCCCGTACGGCGGCGGGCACGTCGAGCGGCCCCGGCTGGTGGGCCCGATGGCGCCCGCGCCGCACATTCCCGGCACCTATGACGTCGCGAGCCACGCGGAGGACACGGATGACGGCCAGTCGTGA